The genomic region TTGTTACAAGCAGGGAAGAACTTGATAAGCATGGGGCATGTTAGGAATAATAATAGTTAGTAGTTAGTAGTTGGTGACGGTTAGGAGAGTTAAGCTTTTCTGTTACAGTTGGTTAGGTGAGCTTATTAAATACATGCAGTTGTATTCATGCAAAGCACGTTGAAATGAAAGTAACTCAGTTTATTCATTTGAGTATCTAGTATCTTGACAATATGTAaccaaattaagttttaattagatattgatCATTGCTAAGTCTATATTAGTAGAGGAGGTTCATTGGTCGGCCTGGTTTAggcaaattttatatttgtttaagtttGGTTTAACTTGAAATATAtgtctaaaattttaccaaagaaaatattattttattataaaataaaatttggtagTCAAACGAAAATGTTTCTATAACATTTTGTAATGAGATATAGTTTATGTTGTGTTTGTTacattcaaaacaaatttctaAGTATGATTTCGAAAAATTtgttaaacaatgaaaaatattttattttaagtaaaaacacaaataaaattaattgcaatcatagaggaaaaataaataaatgtaaaatataaaattataggaTAAATATGCAATAAATCATTGTACtcttttcacatttaaaatttagtacttatacttttaattctagGAATTCAAGCTCtctagtttttaaattttgaacttAGATCCAATTGTCTATCTgctaaaattattcattaaatttaagtttattacaaatttttagttacatgtttattgaataattatttttaattcaaaatatcgCACCAATAAACTTAACAAActatttaatcatattaataatttaacttaaattttaaaattttaaaaataaaaataaaaattaaattctaaattctaaattgCAAATGAACATTACATTGTAAATTTGTAACCCAAGTTATACTCTtgataaacaattaaaaactttttttaccctctaaaattaaataaagaaaaacctctcttttattgaaagaaagaaaaggggcTGAAGATGAGTTACCTCTTACCGACATTGACGAGGAAGAAAGAAGTAGACACGATCATCCGAGACACCATCGACAAGGTCCTCGTCCTCCGATTCGGCCGTGCCGACGACGCCGTCTGTCTTCAGTTAGACGACATCCTTGCCAAGACAGCGCGCGAGGTTTCCAAATTCGCCACGGTAGCTTTAGTTGACGTTGATTCCGATGATGTTCAGGTTTACGTCAAGTATTTCGATATCACCTTGATTCCTTCgactattttcttcttcaatgcTCATCATATGAAGATGGATTCtgggtatttaatttttatccttatttcttcgttttcaattttaatttaattcggttaaatgaattgaattctGTTGTTACTTTGCTGCTTATTTGCTTTTTCTTAAGTTGCCGACCCGACAAAGCATGATTAGTGAATTATGTTTATGGCTTTAATTATGTTTGGAATTGGGGTTTTATGAATTGTATCGATTTCTCTTGTTTTcaaacagaaagaaaaatttGTCTCTGCaataaattataagtatttAGAGACTTCAGTTTGGGTATTAGGGTTCTTCTGCAATTGGGTTAATGTTGTTTTATTGTGATTCAGGACCGCGGATCACACAAAATGGGTGGGAGCATTTCATGAAAAGCAAGACTTCATAGATGTTGTAGAGGTATGCTGTATTTGGTGCCTTAACAATTTCATGATCTATCAATCTCATTAGTCATTACATTGTGAGTGACGTAGTTTATTCATGTAAACATTGTTGTTTTCACTTTCTATTTTACCAATTTGCTAATCGGAGTTGACACTACTCGTAATTCATCCCTCACGGGGCAATGGCTGGAATGAACAATAGCTATTGGAAGAGTGACATATCTTGGTCTAGGAAGAATGGGACATGGTTGAAGCCCTTGTGACCCAGAGTTGTGTCCTTGTCCAACATGGACATGCTTTTGTATGTACTAGACTCGGCCGGATATGGcaaaaaaaacactaattcTTTAGTTGGACACTGTGATAAGACTACTTTTTTCCAGAACAGAgccaagagaaaaaaaaaataaagacgaCGTTGAAACAGTGGTGGCTGGCTGGAGAAGGTGAAGAAAAAGACCTCCCATGCCATGCTGGTATTaagaaaaagtaataataagAGATCTCCCATGCCATATCTCTGCGATGTTGTTCCTTAACTTTTTTTCAAAGATACGGAATTGCCATGTCTGTGTCCGTGCTTCTTAAGTCTTGGTTGTAAGCTTGAGAAGTTAGGCCGAATTTTCCTGTTAGTAGTTCCAAGTATGATCTTCTCTTTGTCAAACTGTCTTCTTTGTGGTTTGTGCTAAGCAATTGTTCCCTCATGGTAGATTTCATGGATAGACATTTCCTGTAAAAGTAATAATATTGGTAATGAATTCTGTATTTCTGATACATACCCTTGTGACTTCTACGTTGATATTGACATATCAGCTTTGAGCTAGCTAATCTTTTGACTTTGACCTTGCAGGCAATATTTAGGGGAGCCATGAAAGGCAAGTTGATTGTTAATTGCCCTCTACCCCCAGAACGAATACCAAAGTATCAATTGCTATACAAGGATGTATGACTTTTGGGGGTCTTCACCTGGATCATTTGAAACTTTGGAGTGTATTTTCGGCTCGGCTGATGAATGATTTCAGTTCAAATGAGGGAATGAAACATTGTGCTCCATCCAGAGAGAAAGGTATCAAATATCAATTGAAAGAAAGTCTTAAGGTCATAGGCAGTCAGGTTTTGATCAATGTACAAAAACCATTAGGTGTCTGAACATTTTTCTATATGAATGATTGAAAAGGTAGTTGaagttatattaaaaatatgtgatTGACTTATGATGTATGACGAATTGAAGATTTTGTAAAGCTCCATCTTATACTgagaattttggtttatattcAGCATATTCAGTATGTCATTCATATCTGGAAACTCGTATTGCAAATCACTTTCTTTTGAGTTAGAATTTTTTGATAATCTCGTATTTGATCTGAATGACTCGTATGACTCCATTTTTCAACTCCAGCCTAACTTAAATTGGAGTTCATTTGAATTCAATTggattattctttaaaaaatttaaaatattagtattataTCGATGTTAATTTAGGCATTAAATGTCAACTCggatttaatttgaattatatttaaaacatgtaaaataaACACGAATGTACATTTGCATCACTTTGTTTTTTCATGTTAGATCCAAATTATGAATGCAACATCATATCTAAACTGATGGTTAAGTTGAAAAAATGACTTGATTGGCACAATATTAATACTTGGaagacttaattaaaatattatacaatttagATAGCAATATAAAACTTAAGTCATAATTTGAGGACATCTGGTGGAGTTAACCCAATACAACTAAGGATAAACTATACTGGTAGTCActtaactattagtaaattattttggtcacctaattataaaaatttagaacctattcacctttttctttcttggtCATCCAGctattcaaaatttctttttagttcCCAGCtattaaattactaacaaaagaTAATTTGGcaacttttaaaagttacataatAACAACATTAACCCTAACATCtatacattgtgtcaatttagaCTTGATTCTAAAACATTAACCCTGAACATTTACACATTATGCAATTTGGCCTTTCTTTTGCAGTTCTACTTTTTTCATGATTgaggattaattttaaaagaattagaaaatatgaaaaatattacatTGGATTTTGAgtgtttctatttttggtatatTTCTAATCAAATTTAGtggataatttttttgactttttaggtgaaagggctataaagaaaagcaaaattgaaaaaaagaggaccaaattacacaatgtgttaacattgagagttaaattttttagaatcaagactaaattgacacaatgtataaatgttgagggttaaagttactattatgccaattttagaAGCTACCACATCATACTCTCGTCAGGCTAGTgactagaaaagaaaaatatagaataattgagtgaccattttgtacttttaataattcagtgaccaaaaaagaaatttatcaatagttggatgactacaagtgtagtttacccttgaattaatttatatgaTCCGCTtggtctaaaaataattaattgatccAAGCCAGCACCTAGACCGGGCTCAACCGTCATTTGGGCCAACAAAAACGTGGAAATGTTtcaacaacaaaatccaaactCCCGCTCATTTCCTCCCTCTTTTTTTCCACTCCATCTCTGACTCTGGGAAAACCCTTTCAAAAATTTCctgggaaaaagaaaagaacccaCCATTTTCATTGGAGACAtgagagaagaagaaatagaGAGACTTCGCGGCGTAGTTCGAGACTGCGTTAGCAAGCATCTTTATTCATCCGCCATTTTTTTCGCCGACAAAGTCGCCGCTATTACCAATGACCCCGCCGATATCTACATGCAAGCTCAAGCTCTCTTCCTCGGTCGCCATTTCCGTCGTGCTTATCATCTCCTTAATGCCTCTAAAATCGTCTTCCGCGATCTCCGTTTCCGCTATCTCGCTGCCAAGTGCCTCGTAAACTCATTTCACAATTACCCTAAAAgacttgttcttttttttttcctccctAATTAACATTATTCTCTTCCATGTTTAGGTTTTCcttgaattattttttgatgATGAATATCACTGTCTGATTTCCGTAATAcaaatttcttcttttgattattttttgttgatttaCGGTTTAGAGATTTCCggaaaaaaagtaatttttttggttgattGAGGGTTTAGGTTGTACTGTAGGGTTTTAGTTGAAGGTGTTttttctaataatatttttggattGGATTGATTTGATCAGGAGGAGCTCAAGGAGTGGGACCAGTGTCTTTTCATGTTAGGAGATGAGAAGCTTGATGAACACGGGGACGCTTATGAAACAAAGGATAATAGTGATATGTACTTGGACAAAGATGGGGAAGATcgtgaaatgaatgtaaagatCTTAATTTATTGCCTTTTTTCGTTGTTACGATTCTGTCTTCTTTTCTAGTGGGTTGTTCGGGAGTCCTGAAAAATCATTTGGGCTGGGATGGAATTGGTTATATTCCTTTCTAGTATTTTAGTTTTATGGTATTGATTATAACCTCTATAAATAGTTAGCGAATTTTCTCTTTGCATAAAGTGTTAATTGGAGGAACATGACTCATACATTTTCTGACAGATATCTTCAGCCATATGCTTTTTAAGAGGAAAGGCGTATGAAGCTTTAGAAAATCGTGCTCAGGCTCGACTATGGTATGTACATGTAAATGCATTCAAGCATCCTGAgctaaattgttttcttttttcatgaGCGGTTAGTGCTCATTTcattaaggaaaataaaaggattgAAGGCTCATGTCTTGTTTTCCTTTACCTATACAAGTTATGGATTTTGTGATAGCAGTTTCCTGATAATTAACTGAAAGAGTAAAGGATGCATGATATGCATCTAGTACATGGTATAACTCTTATATCTATGTAAAGAATCTTAATTAGATTACataccccaaaaattttaaattgaagttaCAGCCTGTGATTTGGATTGGTAACTAATAACTTGAGGCAATTGCTGTGTTTGCAACATAGACACCCTGATTTTGTGCATTTGAGATTCCTTGGATAGGTTTTATGCACCCTTGAAGGCATAAGAATAGgtggtaaaagaaaatttttagaccTGGAACCTTTTTATAGATAGATAATGATGTCTTGTAGATTTGCTGCTAAATAAAGAGTTAATCCTTATTTTGGAGTTTGGGCTTCTTGCTTCTTGGTTTAGTTCTCTTTTCTACTGTTATAATGGTGGTTTTAATATTCTTATGCGTCAATTTTTTTCTGCTATTGTAATAGACAGAgctatatttttagaatttctttCTGGCCAAACTCTTGCTCTCTTTCTTTAAGTACCCTTGTTTCTTTATAGGGATCTTAGTTTTTTCTTCTCCTGGTTTTGTTGAAAAGAATGTCTATATTGGTTGAAAATGCTTATAGGTTATCTACTTGATTGTGTTTTTTTTAGGTACAAAGCTGCTATCAAAGCTGATCCTTTATGTTATGAGGTACTTATGTGATATTATGCTCACTGTCATAGCTGTTTCATTCTTGATGATTTATTTCATGATCGTATTTTCTGCAACTCTTCAGGCTTTGGAGTGTCTAGTTGAAAATCACATGCTTACGTGTGAGGAAGGTAAGGTtcaacaacttttttttttttggttcccTTCCGGTCATTATTACATCGAATAGATGCTTGAAGTTTGCTACTCTCAATTCTCAAAACTTTGGTTTTctgattttcatttttgttggaCTCTTATGCATTGTTCAGCATAAATGTTTTCATGGTTTAGAAAAAGCAACAATTTtcaacttttgttttttcttttgctacTGGATTACAGAAACCAGTCTACTTtcatctttacaatttggtcctgaAGATGGATGGCTCTCTTCTTTCTATTCTTGCTTGATCAAAAAGGTGATATGCAGCCTGAATTATCTCTGCTTGGAATATAAGCATTTCAGATTCCCTTTGCTACTTGTTCATTTTCTTTGGTCTATCTTATGCCAACTCTTTTTCTTAAATGCAGTATGACAAGGAAAATGTTGTAGAAGCGAAATTTAAAGAGCTTGAAAAGGAAAGTTCTAAAACTGACCTTTCTAGCCAATCCTTGATGTGTACTTTGAAAGACAACACTGATCTTTTGGCATGTAAAGCTGAATACTACCATCAATGCGGAGAATATCAAAAATGCTTTGAACTAACTTCTACGTAAGTCAAAATCACACTTAACTTTATTTAACTAGTAATTTCCCTGGTCTGCTACATCTTTAGAACTTTTTATGATAAGATAGATgcatattttcattatattctATGCAGGGGTTATAGTTATATGGAGACAAACAAAATCTGATCAGTCTTTTACtctttttcatgtttcaatttattacaaattattaaaattttacaattaaaagaagaaaaaaatcttaTAGCTACAAAAAATCTTATAGCTACTCTCTCTtatctattttcattttccaagtgtcaaaaatttgaaaaaggagtcATATTTCTTCAAGAATGTAAAAACTTACTAAAAGGTAGattttttccataatttgtTAAACCTACAAACCTGAGAAATGATAAAGTAAAAgaggaattttaaaaaaattaatctgtCAAGATTACAGGAAAATAGTGTGAAAAGttaaatatgcatatacataAAACACTAGATATTTTGTAACTAGAATTAGaagaaaagtgaaataaaatttgtaatatttttggtatttattcaaaattacacaaaagTTGAAGCAAATACTTATGGGGAATGATAATGTTTTGGCAATTTTGTGGAAATTATATAATAGGTAACTGAAAAACTTATTAAATGTaaccttttcttatttttataaattatataaatatactaaaaagtaattaaattgtaatgtttTTATGATTTGATAAATGGAAGACATTTGTCACAATTAAGCCATGACAGGTATTAAAAAATGAGGCATTTTCATTAGGTTTCATGAAAATATACTGGTCGTTATCAAATACATTTGCAGTGGTTTTGTTGAACTCAAcaagtataatttaaaaaactgtCATATGTCCTTaggttatatttaaaaataaaaaggtaaataaatgAGACGTGGTGGCCTTTTAACCCCGCTTATGGAGTTAAAGAACTCCACTGCCAGTGTATGGCATAATAATCCAAGATATAAGTACACATCTTTTTCATACAAATTGATGGTGATTCTAAACTCTACCCAGGGTGCTTTATATAATGTAAGCTTTACATTTTGCCTTGCAGATTGCTTGAAAAGGATCCTTTCCACCTGAAATGTACCTTGGTGCATTTAGCAGCGGCAATGGAGCTTGGGAATTCAAATGAGCTTTACCTCATGGCTTGCAATTTAGTAAAGGATTATCCTCAAAAGTGAGAAATAGTTTTAGTTGAgcataaatttctttttcttctcctttatgAAGACTTTCTACAGTGTATTACATTGTTCACCTGATTTGTACTTTATTATAGGGCTTTGTCATGGTTTGCGGTAGGCTGTTACTACTATTGTATCAAGAAATATGATCAATCACGCCGTTATTTCAGGTAAATATTTCAAAGCTGTACTAATTTACCAATGTAATGGATGCCTAAGTGagtaactttttatatttatgttatgaaaCATCACCTTGTTTGATACTAACAAAATCTTGCATTTGGTGGAAAGAAAAGCATCTATCAATATAAACTTCATTAGATGTTTTGATGATGGTATTGCATCTTGAATTCATGTGTGCTTTGAAAGGGTTAAACATTGTGTCCATGTTCAGTTAATTTTGAGATATCTCTAGCTTGATAATTTGGAAATTATTCTAGGATAAAAACTCTCATGGGTTGGCCATTGATTATGTTTGTTAATTTCTGTTAACTTTGCTCACCGTCCTTTTCCAATTTTACTGGTTGGTAATATGCTTTGTTTTCTTGGAGATTTGATGCCAGGTTGTTTGATGATTCATTTTTTAGCATGCATTATACCTTTAATCTCTACATTTGTCTGTACCGctagtaaaatatattttagttttgatcttATTAGGATTTTGTTTGTTAATATTAGCTTTTCCCATTgtcctttcaaattttcatggGTTATCTGTTGCTTTTTTCCTCGGAGATTTGATGTGGTTCGATAATTCAGTTTCAATATGAATTACACCtttagttttgagatttatctctACTGCttgtcaaaaatattataattttgatctTATTAGGCTCCCATatcaattgaattgattgatgtTGCTCCACTCTGCAGCAAGTCGACAAGTTTAGATGGAACATTTGCTCCTGCATGGATAGGTTTTGGAAATGCTTATGCTGTTCGCGAAGAGGGAGATCAAGCAATGTCAGCTTATAGGACTGCTGCTCGTCTGTTTCCAGGGTAAATTTGTATTATAtgttctttcttcaatctagatGTTGCTTTATGGGGAAGCTAAAAGGATATATATTTTCTGTAG from Gossypium raimondii isolate GPD5lz chromosome 1, ASM2569854v1, whole genome shotgun sequence harbors:
- the LOC105777267 gene encoding uncharacterized protein LOC105777267, which gives rise to MSYLLPTLTRKKEVDTIIRDTIDKVLVLRFGRADDAVCLQLDDILAKTAREVSKFATVALVDVDSDDVQVYVKYFDITLIPSTIFFFNAHHMKMDSGTADHTKWVGAFHEKQDFIDVVEAIFRGAMKGKLIVNCPLPPERIPKYQLLYKDV
- the LOC105777232 gene encoding anaphase-promoting complex subunit 6 encodes the protein MREEEIERLRGVVRDCVSKHLYSSAIFFADKVAAITNDPADIYMQAQALFLGRHFRRAYHLLNASKIVFRDLRFRYLAAKCLEELKEWDQCLFMLGDEKLDEHGDAYETKDNSDMYLDKDGEDREMNISSAICFLRGKAYEALENRAQARLWYKAAIKADPLCYEALECLVENHMLTCEEETSLLSSLQFGPEDGWLSSFYSCLIKKYDKENVVEAKFKELEKESSKTDLSSQSLMCTLKDNTDLLACKAEYYHQCGEYQKCFELTSTLLEKDPFHLKCTLVHLAAAMELGNSNELYLMACNLVKDYPQKALSWFAVGCYYYCIKKYDQSRRYFSKSTSLDGTFAPAWIGFGNAYAVREEGDQAMSAYRTAARLFPGCHLPTLYIGMEYMRTHSFKLAEQFIMQAKAICPADPLVYNELGVVAYHMKEYNQAVWWFEKTLALIPNPLSEMWEPTVVNLAHAYRKLKMFREAISFYEKALTLSTKSLSTYAGLAYTYHLQDNFTSAITYYHKALWLKPDDPFCTEMLNIALADECRHGIEPKIDFH